Proteins encoded together in one Bactrocera neohumeralis isolate Rockhampton chromosome 4, APGP_CSIRO_Bneo_wtdbg2-racon-allhic-juicebox.fasta_v2, whole genome shotgun sequence window:
- the LOC126755013 gene encoding ARL14 effector protein, with amino-acid sequence MDADSELTEGVGALRMSLRERPRKQQSDRRLRERSEDLKFLEDFDPEKSNREKRKLKRKLTNSRSTVYDEYGHMRHNGMDICDCLDEKCPGCWFECKNCGSTRCGVQCRVNRKQFVDEITFDGKDVVIKNKFVL; translated from the coding sequence ATGGATGCTGATAGCGAGCTAACTGAGGGTGTCGGCGCACTGCGTATGTCTTTGCGTGAACGGCCACGCAAACAACAGTCAGATCGGCGACTACGCGAACGCTCGGAAGATTTGAAGTTCCTAGAGGATTTTGACCCTGAAAAATCAAATCGTGAAAAGCGCAAACTGAAACGAAAGTTAACCAATTCACGTTCCACTGTTTACGATGAGTATGGTCACATGCGTCATAATGGCATGGATATTTGCGATTGCTTGGATGAGAAGTGTCCAGGTTGTTGGTTTGAGTGCAAAAATTGTGGCTCAACGCGTTGTGGCGTACAGTGCCGTGTGAATAGAAAACAGTTCGTGGATGAAATCACATTTGATGGCAAAGATGTGGtgataaaaaacaaattcgTATTGTAG